The following proteins are co-located in the Candida dubliniensis CD36 chromosome 3, complete sequence genome:
- a CDS encoding chitin synthase regulatory factor, putative (Similar to S. cerevisiae SKT5), protein MGDHPYRHVSSTAPYPTQDIGPSESSSSNPPSMTEVTSGLEDLHLPPNQNKNYGNGNIVNQTVNMPPQPISNVPLQSISPRDQVQFNQQNIQQQRPIFPRPPNQRSNNSSSSQRSFQQQQQQQNQFSPSLKYASEGYPNSPYSPMGSNNPYQQDQFKASPTLNATPIKSPPVDAPYPVYDAPSPPPVFASKESIIISPPSVPLSATSSVTNLNLNQADIYHSQSENNLTVHTGNKFGHNRSVSSTSSFFYDRSDNASMIDFNQNMIQSYLGENSSHLLPRIKTLELYRKNAKKSTDPNVLFQYAQYMLQTALLLESELQNMINNGNNNGNAGNLAGINNATSSSQSSGSQNGTNSPFTRSIENSPRKGPLDNTINNNGNKDKHSKNKSIDFNNIELEGNERKLKKALLKEAVKYLKRLSDKGYVEAQYLLGDAYSSGALDKIDNKEAFILFQSAAKHGHVESAFRTSFCYEEGLGTGRDSRKAIEFLKIAASRNHPAAMYKLGVYSFYGRMGLPTNDMNTKKMGIKWLTRAANVATELTAAAPYELGKLYYNGFEDIVLIDKKYGLELFAQAAALGHLQSAAILGHHYEIGEIVPQDSNLSIHYYTQAALGGDPNSMLAMCAWYLVGNEPYLPKDDNEAFEWAKRAANCNLSKAQFALANFYEKGIGCIKNINEAQVWYKKAAENGDEKSLKRLNDKELIKTIQKQWKKKPPQMIYNNEDGISTNNNNNSSGSSIAQEKDCIIM, encoded by the coding sequence ATGGGTGATCATCCTTATCGTCACGTGAGCAGCACTGCTCCTTATCCAACTCAAGATATTGGTCCTAGtgaatcatcttcatcaaatcCACCAAGCATGACAGAAGTGACTTCTGGATTGGAAGATTTACATTTACCACCTAATCAGAATAAAAATTATGGTAATGGGAACATTGTTAACCAAACTGTCAATATGCCGCCACAACCAATATCCAATGTTCCACTACAATCTATATCACCGCGTGATCAGGTACAATTCAATCAACAGaatattcaacaacaaagacCAATATTTCCAAGACCACCAAATCAACGTCTGAATAATCTGCTGTCTTCACAAAGACTGTTccagcaacagcaacagcaacaaaatcaattttcgCCATCTTTAAAATATGCATCTGAAGGTTATCCAAATTCTCCTTATTCACCTATGGGATCAAACAATCCTTATCAACAAGATCAATTCAAAGCATCACCAACATTAAATGCCACTCCTATCAAATCTCCACCTGTTGATGCTCCATATCCAGTTTATGATGCACCTAGTCCTCCACCAGTATTTGCTTCTAAAGAGAGTATTATAATTTCTCCTCCATCAGTGCCGTTATCAGCCACTTCTTCAGTGaccaatttaaatttaaatcaagCTGATATTTATCATTCTCAATcagaaaataatttaacGGTTCATACTGGTAATAAATTTGGTCATAATCGATCAGTAtcttcaacttcatcatttttttatGATCGTAGTGATAATGCTTCTatgattgattttaatcaaaatatgATTCAACTGTATTTAGGAGAAAATTCTAGTCATTTATTACCAAGAATTAAAACTTTGGAATTATATCGAAAAAATGCCAAAAAATCAACTGATCCTAATGTTTTATTTCAATATGCTCAATATATGTTACAAACagcattattattagaatcagaattacaaaatatgatcaataatggtaataataacgGAAATGCAGGTAATTTAGCAGGGATTAATAATGCCACATCTTCATCACAATCTTCTGGATCACAAAATGGAACTAATTCACCATTCACtagatcaattgaaaattccCCAAGAAAAGGACCATTGGATAATactatcaataataatggaaataaagataaacaTAGCAAGAATAAATCTATAGATTTTAATAACATTGAATTGGAAGGtaatgaaagaaaattgaaaaaagcattattaaaagaagcagttaaatatttgaaaagaCTTTCTGATAAAGGATATGTTGAAGCACAATATTTATTAGGTGATGCTTATAGTTCTGGAGCTTTagataaaattgataataaagaagcatttatattatttcaATCGGCTGCTAAACATGGACATGTTGAAAGTGCTTTTAGAACATCATTTTGTTATGAAGAAGGATTAGGAACAGGTAGAGATTCTCGGAAAgctattgaatttttaaaaattgcTGCATCAAGAAATCATCCTGCTGCTATGTATAAATTAGGAgtttattcattttatGGTAGAATGGGATTACCAACAAATGATATGAATACGAAAAAAATGGGGATTAAATGGTTAACTAGAGCTGCTAATGTTGCCACTGAATTAACTGCTGCTGCTCCTTATGAATTAGggaaattatattataatggatttgaagatattgtattaattgataaaaaatatGGTTTAGAATTATTTGCTCAAGCAGCAGCATTAGGTCATTTACAATCTGCAGCAATATTAGGTCATCATTATGAAATTGGAGAAATTGTCCCACAagattcaaatttatcaattcattattatactCAAGCAGCATTAGGAGGTGATCCAAATTCAATGTTAGCTATGTGTGCTTGGTATTTAGTTGGTAATGAACCTTATTTACCAaaagatgataatgaagcATTTGAATGGGCTAAAAGAGCAGCTAAttgtaatttatcaaaagcTCAATTTGCTTTAGCTAATTTTTATGAAAAAGGTATTGGTtgtattaaaaatattaatgaagCACAAGTTTGGTATAAAAAAGCTGCAGAAAATGGTGATGAAAAATCTTTGAAAAgattaaatgataaagaattaattaaaaccattcaaaaacaatggaaaaaaaaacctcctcaaatgatttataataatgaagatggAATTTctacaaataataataataattcttcgGGATCTTCTATTGctcaagaaaaagattgTATCATTATGTGA